The following DNA comes from Magnolia sinica isolate HGM2019 chromosome 18, MsV1, whole genome shotgun sequence.
TGACGAGTAATTCGTCTAATTTCAAAAAACTCTCTTTCTTCCTGCATTgaagtttgctagaatacatctacATCTCTTGCAGCAGGATATATCGCTattttgatctttgaatatgaatcattttacaacaatccaaactgtttatacgaTGGGACTCAATTTTATGGTAATGTaccgaaaataaaatatttagaaTTGGATAATATTAACCCTTTAATAATTTGGTTCTTTTGATTTGAGTTGGATGGACACAATAAcgtttataaaataaaaaaggaaaaataatcaATCTCAGATTTTCTCAAAGGGTCTCTCATTCTATGATATATCTACaaaataaacggtttagatcactcaAAAAATCTCAAATTAAACTGCTACAGTCGCGGCGTATTCTATTACAATACATCAGAATGTATTCTAGCAAGTTTCCACTGCATTTACCTGTCTCACCTATATATATTTATTTGATATCATGTGACCTTTCCACCCCACcccatctttctctctcaaatgGGGAAACCAAAGGAACCAAAGCTCAAATCCTCCATTAAAGCTCTGTTCAACTTCATTCCATCAGGGCCCAAAACCATTACATGGGCCTGTAACCAACAGATCAAAACTCACTCCTTCAGAGAAATAGACTACACTGGCTTCAATTCCATGTACTCCtgttcttctccttcttcatcttcctcaatcAATGCAGACCATTGCAGCCTCagggaagaaacagagcaaaTCCTACCCAATCACATCTGCTCAATCCAACCATCGTCTGCCAGCTCATCCTCGTCCACTGTCGTGAGAGAAATTTACCCAGTTGATATGGTCCTGAAAGGCTCTATCAGTTCTAAGAGGttcttcttctctccttgcaCGACGAACTCGATCATGGAAGAGGCGAACCTTGTTTTGAAAGCGAAAGAAGAAATGGGTCTTGCGGAGAACACGTCGGTGGGCGATCAGTGGCTTGAAACAGAGGAAGGAGGAGAATGCTTGATAAAGGAGGTTGGTTTTTGCAAAGAGATCATTACGACGCCGATGACTTCAATGAATCCATACATGGATTTCAAGCTTTCCATGGAAGAGATGGTACAAGCTCATGGGCTGAAGGAATGGTCTTGCTTGCAGGAGCTCTTGAATTGCTATCTGCAGCTCAACGATCGGACGAACCACAAAACCATCATCTGGGCCTTTGTGGATTTGTTAATGAATCTCATTTCTGAAGAAAACAACAGCAAAAGCAATGGCTGTGATCATAACAAGGAGAGATGTTTTCCCTTCCCTCTCTGCTTAGATGcatgaagaagggaaaaaaaataaaaaacagaagaaaacagagcaaagaaggtttttttttttttttttctttttctttttctttttccttcgcTGAGGAATGTAATACCTTAATGGAAATTAAATCGGGTAATTTATTGTAAGAtttttggatggttcagattttcaATTCAGTGGTCCAATCCGTGGGCCATGCACCAAAATattccaaattggaagatcctatccaaCCATTATTTATCATTTATTTGGTTTTTTATTTCTTAACTGTATGTTTTCTGACCACTGATTGAAGGGTTTTTATCTTCTCATGTTAAGATTTTTTATACATAGGCCATCCATAGTGGGGCCAAtcatgtgaacggtttggattacgtGTTCCACACGTGTACAAGCTGAAAAACAACCATGGAGCTGGTTACTTTCCTtctgctgatttttgggtttcCGTCGTTGGTTTGCTGTGGGAATACTGAAAAAATTGCAGACTGTTGCCTGCAATGCTTTTCGTGCACATGCGAAGGATTCGGATTTTCCTTTGTCTTCTCGGCTCACATACGTCGTGGTGCTGACCCCATTGATTGCACGGTctagatttctttttctttttctaggcGGTTTCTCGTTTGGAGAGAAATTGGGATTATTTCTTTGATGGACATCAATGAAGGAATCTGGTCACCTTGTGGGCCTCATCCACCGTAATTGTCATATATGTTCActgatcaagaccatccaaatcgtaGGTCCCgccataatttattattatttttaaaaaaaaaacagtttgggataattggacggttggatcatcagatggacggttgcaACGAAAATGGTCAAGCTAGAAATCCACTGGGGAAAAATCAAATGGTTCAGATCGTTTATCTGGTGTAGCTGTCTAAGGACAACCGATTCAAGTGGTTCCCCTAATCCCACTGTAGGAGACTGAAGGACCCACTTGCATTCAATTGGGAACATGTGCCATACACGGGTGGGCCACATAATTTCTAACAATGGACAGTTTTGGGACGACGTGACGTGGCGTACAATCGACGGTCCCACATTTCCCTCCAATGGGAAGCAGGGACAAATTGGATTAAGACATGTTTCTCTATGGACTCTtctgatagttcaccaccattttagaaGTTAGGGGGGTGATCTGTCGACTGTAATCATGCATTGTTGTACGGCAATATACGACCCTAATTGCTGGCCCCATTTTAGATGGAGATAAGACAAAAATCATACAGTGCAGCCCAAAATGATTATCTGATCGCCTTGATTGAATTTGGACAAAAACCATACAGCGAATGCGAAAATGACTATCTGATCTtgtccattgaatttggaccactcgttATTTTATCCTCAGTCACCCATTTCATAGCCATGGATCCAATGGTTAGGATTACTGGATCAGTCTAATTTTAGAACTACAGTCGATACAGAGTTGCAGCAAAAATTTCTATTGTCTGGGTAGCCGTACATCAACAATCACCTTGGTCTTGTCATCTCAGGTAATTACCGTGTGGTGAAGAACACAGCTCTGTCCCAATTTGTACGGTGGAGGTTTGTCCACGCAAGGTTatggatctgaccgttgagagTAGTGGGCGGGAATCCAAGCAAAGTTCCCTCCAAAATTTCAAAGGTGGCCCACAAATGTGGATGGGGATTCCCGTACACCATCCATGCTCTCTAGAACATTCTTTGGTACACCATTTCCTGCTATAAATGGTACACTTGATACTTCCCCTGAAGAAATACAACAGCAACCATTGTTGTTAGGGAAGTGATGGTCGATACATGAGAAAAGTCCACGTGGCTGCatctcatcatcctctaagtaAGGCCCACTTACCATAGCCGTTAGATTTAGTTCGTCCACAACAATGTTACGCCGTGATAACGATGCCACCGGAGCACACCCCTGTTTCATACTGCCGTTAATACGGCAAAAGACAAAGTGGTGTCAGGCACACGTACAAGATCTGAACTCTTCATCTACTGGCCCCTAGGATGGACGGTTGTTAGTACATAAAAGAATCATATGGGATTATGAATGAAGAGACTGAAACATGGTCTAtccaacggtctacattcaatgTGTACATGTCTTCTCATCGGCAGTTGGGATAATCTGACTGGTATAAATTTTGGGATATGGTACATCCAATGGAAGGCCCAACGGATGAATGGTTGCAATCTCGTGCACGTGtgtaaaagagaaaaagaaggttGGAGGGTATGGATAATAGTAGAGATTCCTTTATATTTTTAAATCTGCTTGCAGCTACTCGTGAGAGGAGATGCCGAAAAAGAGAGTACCGGTATACTTGTGAACGTGGCACGTGTGTGCAGGATGTGGCCATGTACAAGCTGGAATAAAATCCAGGCCGGTCCACCGTTCATGTGAGCCGCACGTGTATAGTGAATACAGGCCATtggtgattttttttcttttttattttgcctCACACCTGGTGAGTGAATCTATGATTCGGTCCTGGCTAGGGGATGTGGGGactactgtgatatatgtgtataatccaagctgtccatccattttgaaagattattttatggaAGGAGCCCAAAAAAGAGACAGATCGAAGggttgagtggaccacaccacaggaagcagtggtgacaatgatccccaccgttgaaaccttcatagggtccatctttgatatttattttccatccaacttgttcatagggtcacatagacccggatgaatggaaaaaataaatataaacttgatccaaaacttccgtgggtaCCCAAGAGGTTTTTCagcggtaagcattcaatctccattgtttccttggtgtggtccacttgagaattctatctacctcatttttagtatcatatactaaaataatttttcaaaatggatggacggcttggataaaacacatacatcacggtgggcccacagatcccCTAACAGGACCGTCCCTGTCTAGGTCCTGGTGCGGCAGTACCCCATCCGCGCCCCTAAATATAGGCCATTGATGGACGAGCACACCTAGTAACTGGTCCAGGCCTTacacacgtgtgccacattggcatgcaTGGAGAGATTGAGCAATTTGATTTatcttgaaatttttattttcatttttacttttaattttcaaaagattggtgTCAATTTAAGGACAGATAGTTGAACAGTGGGTCAGGAATCCGTCACTTTCATAAAAACGACTGGACACTGGGGATTTTTGGCCCATGGATTTGAAACGACCTTCTCCCATAAATAGCTAGTGCATGACTTGAAGAGATAGATAGCGGTTTGCAAGTAGGGTCCACAATCACCCGGGCCTGGGCCGGGCTAACTTGGTATTTTGAATGGGCCCGTTTCCCGGCCCAACCAGTTCAAAACCAGTTTGAACCCAAGGCCTGCCCATTCTAAGACCTATGTGCAAGAAGTGGGAAGTTAATAGATACTCTGTCAGTTAAAAaggttgatactcaggcactgatATTGTACTCATGGCACCTATCAGCACAATCAAATAGTCCAATTTGTggataaaatttcaaattgacTTATTGTTCTAATATCTAagttaataataatttatttcttaaatttaaaattttaattatttttatttgatcaTCTATTAAATATTTAtctataataatttaaaataaaacaCACAATTTCCTAATATCATTTCAGTTCATGGTCTTCTCCACACGTATAATATCTTAGTGCCAAAGTGCAAACTTATCTTAGGCTACCATAGTATTAAAACCTTTCCCTCCAAGAGTGTGGTGGTATGCATTATCAATGGATGGTACATTTCTAAATTCCTTAAATAATCTTTTGACTTCTAAAAAATTCCTATTATGTCCTTCAAATAAGTCAAAGCTTTAcctcacttaaaaaaaaaaattatatgggtAAAAATGTCCATACCTACttgtattatatatgatatagagacttatgattttattaatgacagatattatatttatatttggCATTGATAtgtaaaagagattttttttttcctgaagaaTTCTACGTGACTTTCAATTTTACTAAGCACTGCCCCAAGTATTTTCGGGTAGTAAAATAATCGGCTCAGCTATTGTAATTATGTGGTCACATCACTTATATTTCATTGCAATGATGATTTTACTACATCATGTGTTTCGTAGCAAAGATTGTAGTTTTATAAGGAGAAAATATATTCattacaatttactttatctACTTCATTTACAAATGTATTCCTCACGAGCTATAATTTTTGTTGAAACAAATATCTATAAATAATGATGGTATTGCCCTTGATAATTTTAAAAGGTGCCAGAGGCCGTGCATGAAAGAGCTTATGTGATGTTTATAATACATCCAACTAGACGttggcatcaagtcgagtcggactgagttaggtccaacttgactcaATTCGGTTTTGTCAACtacctgatccgaactcgatttgactcgggACCAAGTCCAGTAGGGCTAACTCGATCCGAACCAATTCTTGGCTAGCTTGacttgaaccgagtccgactcgatcaagaaaaccaagtcggatcgagtcttttgtttttaatttttttttcaaaaaattttaaaaaattaaaaaatttagaaaaattatttttttaaaaagaagaaattaagggtaactaTCCGAAGTTAATAAATagctaattttacatatttaaaatatatttgagagaaataaaattaattaaacaaTGAATGGAATAACAAGTGCTTGAATTTAATAGTGGGTTGAGCAAAAATGAATTTAGGTGGGGTTAAGGTTAGAAGCGTTGGGCTGGATTTCCAAGTTGGGTCCTATACTCTTATTGAAGTCGGATTGGGCACTTGGAAATTGATAGTGGTTAGGGTAgggttttaggttaggatttgggCTTAAGGTTAGGGGTTTAGGGTAAGGTTAGGGTTAGCTCGGCCGGACCACTAACGagccaggtgggacccaccatgaaggccGGTCCACCAGCGAGGTAGGGCAAGCCACTAGCTGCAGCCGAGCCAGCGAGGTCCCGAGATTGGCCGGACCACCAGCGagccagggtgggacccaccatgaagtgcGGTCCATTAGGGAGCTAGGGCGGGACCCACTGTCATGTTCAGTAGTTAATCCGCGTCCATCCTGATCCAGGGTGGACCACCAGTGACCTGCACGGTTGCACTCGAGGTCCCAAGCCAGGGCGAGCTACCGGCGGCCTGTACGGCTGCACCCGAGGTCCCGAGCTCGAATCAACATtgaaaaaaacatataaaattaacctacctgatgaatggacaagGATGACCGGTGAAGATAAGGTGCTGGGCTGCTAACTGGCCTGAATTTTGATCGAGTTTGGTGTGGTGCTGGCTCGAgtagggttcgggttcgggtagTTGAagggttaaattttttttttttttttaaaaaattgacttTATAGTACCCGATTTTAGATCGTATCGAATCCGATCAGATCGAGTTGCTACATGACCCGAACTCAACTTGGTCGGGCTTCGGATtcgagtgggtctactcgatctgACCCAACCTTGGCtttcagttcgagtcgagtcggatctgACGAGTTGAGTTGGATCCTACCCACCTCTACATCCAACCCATATAAATCATATCCAGCTATATAAACAAAACATCAGTCCAATTCAATTATGAAGTGAGTTACACTATAAATAACAATATGCAACACCAAAAACTTCTAAATTTACATGTGACCTACCTAATGATTAGATTGACCTTAATAGTGATTTAtgtgtacatcatggtgggatgaaTGATTAGATTGACCTGATTAGTGATTtatgcatacatcatagtgggatgaAATTAGTTTGGTGCTTAGGTTAGATGTCATAAACCCATGACGTGGTCCCATGGTACTTGAGGCTATCactttttagggcctgtttggccagtggtattaagttgtattaaatgggattgtaTTATTAATCCCACTTTGAAATACGGAATGACATGGTTGGAaagagtgtgagatgggattaaatttaactttgtaggctttggaaaatgagtctATCCCACATAtgatgaatttttacttcatcttggttcaatccaaatgcaatttgaaagtaaatcctgggatttactttttaatttatacattccaaacatggtaGTAGAAAACATGAGATGCACCCaatccagggacaataccttacacatgtattTATTGTAACTTTTATAATTTCATCCACCTTAATCCTGTTGTCAGAAGTCTTCAGTccactgctcgactcaaagtctagcgagatTGGTTTTTTGGGTATTCgtgatgctcgactagtcgagggtcaggcttgaccgatcgagcgggttgctcgaccagtcgagaccctcttttgactagtcgaggttacacagatcttacgcagactgcgtaaatttgaggcggtttctggactTTTCCTGACtaagtgcgtaagtggagtttcctaaattataaataggggtccctaaggctattttaaagtattttaaggcttcctaaatgtattctaaagggttctagggttatcaaaggatgtaacaagggtgagattcgaggttgttcgaatcgggtaagtcctctctcttgtaatttctatttcatagtggatttttgtcgctttgtgtcgtggttttttcccacaagggtttttcacgttaaatctttgtctTCTCCTGTGATTGTTTAacgttattggattgctatcctagatctagatctatgtgattccgcaacatAAATCCctaacaagtgatatcagagcaatcgttggggcacagatctgaatctgtaggattagtaataatggaaaacgacaagtttgatattgagaagtactcatgcaaaaataattttgagttatggaaggttaagatgactAGCCTGTTAActaagcaaggcgagattaagactcttgaggagcgaaaatctaccatgaaagatgatgaatgaaaaaactgttaagggtcaaatattgcatatcggacctagttattgcctggatttacgaacaagATATTGTTTAACAGCCCGATTTACTTGTGTTTGTGTTACAGGGTGACTTTAGGAGTATGGATTGAAAAAATAGTatcaaaagcgtggatttgacactccgaagtcaccaaggcaaggaacggaccccaggggaccaagattgaagacATTACACGCCAgagacccaagaaaatcaagccacACACGTTTAAatgggcctgaaaatcgtccagaatgtaaaatcacagggtttccatcatccgttcggctcaaaacctcatatatggcttgaggaccataaattaaccgtccACATCGAATTTTAACCACTGGATCTtcgtgaaagtggcccaactgatAAATCAGCCACTAAATCCTTtatctggggcccacttgatatctggatatgcttcaattttggtctcaacgcgttaaatgagttgaaaatatggatggacggagaggatttctcacgaacatctccgtaggacctcaagtacatcacgtgtgcacggtgcacaagtgcaccagccgtgcaccgaatttctcaaagtcggtcagcgcacgctgaccgactctcCCTTCTCCAAttcaaaaacggacagcgtcctcACCGTGTCTGCCGAtttttgattgtgggccccacccatcgtcCATATGGATAATCAGAGCTGTCAATTGTGACCAGAGGGTGGGTATAAGCCTCGCCTAGGTGGATTTTGGCCCCATGAAAACATCGCATGTACACGAGGACTCAAACGGACGATCATCGTTAGAATGGAAGATCTTGTGGGGCCACACCGAATTCAATCCAATCTCGCCATTCCCGAACGGATTTTCGtcgtgaatctaatggacggcgtggatttctccatcgctgtcagtattgagccccaccaacgtcacagcgagAGCCTTTCACAGGCCCTATTTTAGCACCGGACGCTGCCCGGTTTTTGCGGGCCGTTACGTGATCTCAACGGTGAtcggatggacgatttggaccgtccatcatgtagttcGTTCAAAAACATCCCAGAGGATCttgtccttttggaaagaaagcaaagaaggaAGGTGTTGAGACGCTGCCATCAGAACGGCCTAACGCAACAACTTTCGGTTTCGCAGATGGGTGTGCGTAAAAACCAGCTCCAGCGGCGAACGTGAGGGGGATTCTCTCTCCACCGACTCCTCTGGTGCTATAAGGAGACGGAAAACGTGAAGCAGGAGGGGGGTGGCTGGAAagaaaagagttttttttttgaaacaaggCTTGGGACAGGAGCAGAGAAGGCTGAAGACGTGAGCACGGCTTGGAGTTTTCCAATGGTTGGGGAGGATGCACGTGATCTTGGGAGCAGGCTTGGATGATTGAAGGAGAAAACAGGGAAttccttttgtttcctttttcttttccttttattgattttcttccttttcttttgtttatttgtttattttagcccattcatgtgtggctaaaccccttagctagggctaaggggtgaagcttatagcgtgatggaaagaattttatgcctttaattctagtttaaactgaatggatttggtattgggttgattttgagggaatgttttcagtttttaatggtctgttgtgactaaaattgcaataggtctacgatagctttgagcatgtttctatgttctttttgatgtttatgacgtcaggaagccctgttgttcaccatcgtctcctgggcatggttggatgatggtatccttcctaactttcatgcactgttgattggttggttattagtttaattctgttgtttgctttgtctcctgggcatggttagatgatggaatccattctaattcatataccttccatcttttgaaaaccagatcaagtaagttcagttttaattccataattcttgatgcaggcataagatctccctgatccctacaagtggatcctctgaatccctagtttccgtcctctgaattccttaagttttacattaatctctcaccattattcatcaatttatatttgatttagattgcatc
Coding sequences within:
- the LOC131233664 gene encoding transcription repressor OFP13-like, with translation MGKPKEPKLKSSIKALFNFIPSGPKTITWACNQQIKTHSFREIDYTGFNSMYSCSSPSSSSSINADHCSLREETEQILPNHICSIQPSSASSSSSTVVREIYPVDMVLKGSISSKRFFFSPCTTNSIMEEANLVLKAKEEMGLAENTSVGDQWLETEEGGECLIKEVGFCKEIITTPMTSMNPYMDFKLSMEEMVQAHGLKEWSCLQELLNCYLQLNDRTNHKTIIWAFVDLLMNLISEENNSKSNGCDHNKERCFPFPLCLDA